One window of the Acinonyx jubatus isolate Ajub_Pintada_27869175 chromosome A2, VMU_Ajub_asm_v1.0, whole genome shotgun sequence genome contains the following:
- the DCAF15 gene encoding DDB1- and CUL4-associated factor 15: MAPSSKSERNSGAGSGGGGPGGAGGKRAAGRRREHVLKQLERVKISGQLSPRLFRKLPPRVCVSLKNIVDEDFLYAGHIFLGFSKCGRYVLSYTSSSGDDDFSFYIYHLYWWEFNVHSKLKLVRQVRLFQDEEIYSDLYLTVCEWPSDASKVIVFGFNTRSANGMLMNMMMMSDENHRDIYISTVAVPSPGRCAACREASRAHPGDPSAQCLRHGFMLHTKYQVVYPFPTFQPAFQLKKDQVVLLNTSYSLVACAVSVHSAGENNFCQILYDHTTSPPAPPSPPGPQSPEVPPTLPSPCPETAPARVPGAPEPSPAIAKAKEFVADIFRRAREAKGGTSEEARLPPCPGPSGSRCRPPSEPLAPCGEVVPRDSPPAAEAPAPEPGYVNYTKLYYVLGSSEGTEAEDEFEDDKISLPFVVTDLRGRNLRPMRERAAVQGQYLTVEQLTLDFEYVINEVIRHDATWAHQFCSFSDYDIVILEVCPETNQVLINIGLLLLAFPSPTEEGQLRPKTYHTSLKVAWDLNTGIFVTVSVGDLTEVKGQTSGSVWSSYRKSCVDMVMKWLVPESSGRYVNRMTNEALHKGCSLKVLADSERYTWIVL; the protein is encoded by the exons ATCAGTGGGCAGCTCTCCCCTCGCCTGTTCCGGAAGCTGCCGCCCAGGGTCTGCGTCTCCCTCAAGAACATTGTGGACGAGGACTTTCTCTACGCAGG acacATCTTCCTGGGCTTTTCCAAGTGCGGCCGTTACGTTCTTTCCTACACCAGCAGCAGCGGGGATGACGACTTCTCCTTCTACATCTACCATCTGTACTGGTGGGAGTTCAACGTCCACAGCAAGCTCAAGCTG GTCCGGCAGGTGCGGCTCTTCCAGGATGAGGAGATCTACAGCGACCTGTACCTGACCGTGTGCGAGTGGCCCAGCGATGCCTCCAAGGTCATCGTCTTCGGCTTCAA CACCCGCTCGGCCAATGGGATGCTCATGAACATGATGATGATGAGTGACGAGAACCACCGAGACATCTACATCAGCACCGTGGCGGTGCCGTCGCCGGGCCGCTGCGCCGCCTGCCGGGAAGCCAGCCGGGCCCACCCGG GCGACCCCAGCGCGCAGTGCCTGCGGCACGGCTTCATGCTGCACACCAAGTACCAGGTGgtctaccccttccccaccttccaGCCCGCCTTCCAGCTCAAGAAGGACCAGGTGGTGCTGCTCAACACCAGCTACTCTCTGGTGGCCTGTGCGGTCTCGGTCCACTCGGCAG GCGAGAACAACTTCTGCCAAATCCTGTATGACCACACCACCTCCCCTccggcccctcccagcccccctggGCCTCAGAGCCCTgaggtgccccccaccctccccagtccCTGTCCCGAAACAGCCCCCGCCCGGGTCCCTGGGGCCCCTGAGCCCTCGCCCGCCATCGCCAAAGCCAAGGAGTTTGTGGCCGACATCTTCCGCAGGGCCAGAGAGGCCAAGGGCGGGACCTCGGAGGAAGCCCGGCTGCCCCCCTGCCCAGGGCCCTCGGGCAGTCGCTGCCGCCCGCCCTCAGAGCCCCTGGCCCCATGTGGGGAGGTGGTACCCCGAGACAGCCCCCCTGCTGCGGAGGCACCAGCCCCTGAGCCCGGCTACGTCAACTACACCAAGCTGTATTATGTGCTGGGGTCCAGCGAAGGGACCGAAGCGGAGGATG AGTTCGAGGATGACAAGATCTCCTTGCCCTTTGTGGTGACTGATCTCCGTGGCCGCAATCTGCGGCCCATGAGGGAGCGGGCTGCCGTCCAG GGTCAGTACCTGACGGTGGAGCAGCTCACGCTGGACTTCGAATATGTCATCAATGAGGTCATCCGCCATGATGCCACCTGGGCCCACCAGTTTTGTTCCTTCAGTGACTATGACATTGTCATCCTCGAG gtcTGCCCGGAAACCAATCAAGTCCTCATCAACATCGGCCTGCTGCTCCTGGCGTTCCCATCCCCCACTGAGGAGGGCCAGCTCCG ACCAAAGACCTATCACACCAGCCTCAAAGTGGCATGGGACCTCAACACAGGCATCTTCGTGACAGTCAGTGTAGGCGACCTGACCGAGGTCAAGGGGCAGACCAG CGGCAGTGTCTGGAGCTCATACCGCAAGAGCTGCGTGGACATGGTCATGAAGTGGCTGGTGCCTGAGAGCAGCGGCCGCTACGTCAATAGGATGACCAACGAGGCGCTGCACAAAG gaTGCTCGCTGAAGGTTCTGGCAGACAGTGAGAGGTACACGTGGATTGTGCTGTGA